The Brachyhypopomus gauderio isolate BG-103 chromosome 12, BGAUD_0.2, whole genome shotgun sequence genome window below encodes:
- the rerglb gene encoding RERG/RAS-like b isoform X1, translating into MNDIKLAMLGSEGAGKSAVLVRFLTKRFIGEYASNANSLYRKRLSVDGRQLNLEVFDPCSQQSGEGGCVLEEPLGWAEAFIVVYTVSDHMSFLNAKHILNQIKDSRRETCKGEMDVPICLVGNKQDLCHSRQVREEEGRALALKHKCLFQEVSAAENYLDIANLFTRLIRQVMEQTKSRSDRRRYSSSKSMSKLINNVFGKRRKSV; encoded by the exons ATGAATGACATCAAGTTGGCCATGTTGGGCAGTGAGGGAGCAGGCAAGTCAG CAGTCTTGGTGAGATTCCTGACCAAGCGATTCATTGGAGAATACGCATCTAATGCCA ACTCCTTATACCGTAAAAGGCTGTCCGTCGACGGCAGGCAGCTGAACCTGGAGGTCTTTGATCCTTGCTCACAG CAGAGTGGGGAAGGCGGATGTGTCCTGGAGGAGCCTTTGGGGTGGGCTGAAGCCTTCATCGTGGTCTACACCGTCAGCGACCACATGTCCTTCCTCAACGCCAAACACATCCTGAACCAGATCAAAGACAGCCGCAGGGAGACATGCAAAGG TGAGATGGATGTTCCCATCTGTCTGGTGGGGAACAAACAGGACCTGTGTCACAGCcgccaggtgagggaggaggagggcagAGCCCTGGCCCTGAAGCACAAGTGTCTCTTCCAGGAGGTGTCCGCTGCCGAGAACTACCTGGACATCGCCAACCTCTTCACCAGACTCATCCGTCAGGTGATGGAGCAGACCAAGAGCAGATCAGACCGCAGGCGCTATAGCAGCTCCAAGTCCATGTCTAAGCTCATCAACAATGTGTTTGGGAAGAGAAGGAAGTCTGTGTGA
- the trim66 gene encoding tripartite motif-containing protein 66 isoform X2: MEKCCSECSEPRVGHSLCTHCNKWLCFQCTDLHLHERTSTHSSDLHLHERTSTHSSERHLHERTSTHSSDLHLHERTSTHSSERHLQPQAGSPPALVETGPACCEHAVVMCPLHKQEALELLCETCDLMTCSICLLSSHKDHRLVHVGKALQDQRWLLENLMARVEEKRSAVENTAKQIQGRLHGIKITQKKAENQIKMAKMIMMNELNKRANLLIEQLESVSSSFKQHLEDQLQGAIELCSQLEHVQNFITWAMAHHRRNPLLFSKELMQQLLQPLQNPEPWAPVKVKFNWDASYWTKQISTLGHLSVAGGGRSYSDGSGRTSILRPQPVSCRPVREADCTYQAFCQAQLCCLHCRAAQSVPLDKYPLQCPQRPGCSSPVQRRWEPEGSATPPQATVPSSQCSSPSARTQLPPRSPSRGGQQAAPPAPPRHRLLGAGPDQTGPGCGASGISPCLSSRERACTPTPTPATEHETLLHRQQPLDEPLGQCSVGASVGASVGASVETSVETSVETSVETSPAPEQQRLTEARQDEGVTSLNSDMQAHIKACGADVQSHAHPDDGQRSQGGSEQPSPVRDVVCSSRTAGTDRSLTTVPGQLGPAARQGRDSGGLDTPGSDCALTSLHHHHHHHHLHHLHPARLTTYKTEPDNVYTYTGNTGNTGTTGTTGNTGNSGTTGFKSTTKSRTPCSAQQSRSSGEGNEASKVPVVCLERLKILGSNQPPQGHQSEDLSSDSGLKAEGSASLVLDGDLTPQGGSKEREEVCVQGGDTSLLGQHRATVPPPQGPGDREAQETVPRTPPALSTQPSPQTDSEAEPTSVQTDHDPSETTSGLLSDSATDADLCSEAEVESELQAETDPSLDSEPRVDSGSELESEPDSVAEVSLSLEREGEWEAGPGAASDAGAGPSAVAPPPEEPTEMENEDFCAVCLIGGDLLCCDRCPKVFHLACHVPALLSFPTGDWVCTLCRDVNCPEVEYDSEDTRLPTDAAPSGLSACDQRKCEKLILHIYSNILSAPFHEPVSPLARHYYQIIRRPMDLSVIRSRLCRRSATPYTCPGQLVADVLLMFKNCAKFNYPDSEVAQAGRSLQAFFNIKMGEVFPALSCPDPDDSDSEGSEGGEQTAGGFPWPERREMSHRKRKRRHSLSWRRHHY; the protein is encoded by the exons GTCCTGCTTGCTGTGAGCACGCTGTTGTCATGTGTCCACTGCACAAGCAGGAGGCTCTGGAGCTCCTGTGTGAAACCTGTGACCTTATGACCTGCAGCATCTGTCTCCTGTCTTCCCACAAGGACCATCG GTTGGTTCATGTTGGCAAGGCTTTACAGGACCAGCGGTGGCTTCTAGAGAACCTGATGGCTCGTGTGGAGGAGAAGAGATCAGCTGTGGAGAACACAGCCAAGCAGATCCAGGGCAG ACTGCATGGTATAAAGATTACGCAGAAGAAGGCCGAGAACCAGATTAAAATGGCCAAGATGATTATGATGAACGAGCTGAACAAGCGGGCCAACCTATTAATAGAGCAGCTGGAG AGTGTCTCAAGCAGTTTTAAGCAGCATTTGGAGGACCAACTGCAGGGGGCGATAGAGCTTTGCAGTCAGCTGGAGCATGTGCAGAACTTCATCACCTGGGCAATGGCCCATCACAGGAGGAACCCGTTGCTGTTTAGTAAAGAGCTG ATGCAGCAGTTACTGCAGCCGCTGCAGAACCCTGAACCCTGGGCCCCTGTGAAGGTGAAGTTTAACTGGGACGCCAGCTATTGGACCAAGCAGATCTCCACGCTCG GTCACTTGAGTGTGGCGGGCGGTGGTCGTTCTTACTCCGACGGGTCGGGCCGCACCAGCATCCTGAGGCCACAGCCTGTGTCCTGCCGTCCGGTCCGAGAGGCGGACTGTACCTACCAGGCCTTCTGCCAGGCCCAGCTCTGCTGCCTACACTGCAGAGCAGCGCAGTCTGTGCCGCTGGACAAATACCCGCTCCAGTGCCCCCAGCGACCCGGCTGCAGTTCACCAGTCCAGAGGCGATGGGAGCCGGAGGGCAGTGCCACGCCCCCCCAGGCCACGGTGCCCTCCTCTCAGTGCTCCAGCCCGTCAGCCAGGACCCAGCTGCCCCCGCGGAGCCCCAGCAGGGGGGGGCAGCAGGCGGCCCCTCCTGCCCCGCCCCGTCACCGGCTCCTCGGGGCGGGTCCCGACCAGACGGGTCCAGGGTGCGGCGCGTCTGGGATCAGCCCGTGTCTGAGCAGCCGAGAGCGGGCGTGCACGCCCACGCCTACGCCCGCCACGGAGCACGAGACACTACTGCACAGACAGCAGCCGCTGGATGAGCCTCTGGGGCAGTGCAGCGTGGGGGCCAGTGTGGGGGCCAGCGTGGGGGCCAGCGTGGAGACCAGCGTGGAGACCAGCGTGGAGACCAGTGTGGAGACCAGCCCAGCACCCGAGCAGCAGCGTCTCACAGAAGCCAGGCAGGATGAAGGCGTG ACGTCCCTGAACTCAGACATGCAGGCCCACATCAAAGCGTGTGGCGCTGACGTCCAGAGCCATGCTCACCCAGACGACGGGCAGCGGTCGCAGGGCGGGTCAGAGCAACCGAGCCCAGTGCGGGACGTCGTATGTAGCAGCAGGACCGCTGGGACCGATCGTAGTCTCACGACGGTGCCGGGGCAGCTGGGACCAGCAGCCCGACAG GGCCGTGACAGCGGTGGGCTTGACACGCCGGGTTCAGACTGTGCGCTTACCTctctgcaccaccaccaccaccaccaccacctccaccacctccacccagctcgTCTCACCACCTACAAGACGGAGCCGG ATAATGTCTACACATATACTGGTAATACTGGTAATACTGGTACTACTGGTACTACTGGTAATACTGGTAATTCTGGTACTACTGGCTTTAAGTCTACCACCAAATCCAGGACACCATGTTCAGCTCAGCAGTCCAG AAGCAGCGGAGAAGGTAATGAGGCCTCCAAGGTGCCCGTTGTTTGTCTGGAACGGCTGAAGATCCTGGGATCCAACCAGCCACCACAGGGACACCAGAGTGAGGATCTCTCATCTGACTCTGGGCTGAAGGCGGAAGGTTCTGCCTCTCTGGTGCTGGATGGAGATCTTACCCCCCAG GGAGGatcaaaggagagagaggaggtgtgtgtgcagggtggggaCACCTCCCTACTGGGGCAGCACAGGGCTACTGTCCCCCCTCCTCAAGGCCCTGGGGACAGGGAGGCGCAGGAGACTGTCCCCCGCACTCCTCCGGCCCTGTCCACTCAACCTTCACCACAGACTGATTCTGAAGCAGAGCCCACTTCGGTCCAGACGGACCACGACCCGTCAGAGACCACGTCCGGGCTGCTGTCCGACTCCGCCACGGACGCCGACCTTTGCTCCGAGGCGGAAGTGGAGTCGGAACTACAAGCCGAAACCGATCCGAGCCTCGATTCTGAACCGCGAGTCGACTCGGGCTCGGAGCTGGAGTCGGAGCCAGACTCCGTGGCAGAAGTCTCGCTGAGCCTTGAACGAGAGGGTGAATGGGAGGCGGGTCCGGGGGCCGCGTCGGACGCGGGGGCGGGGCCTAGTGCGGTAGCTCCGCCCCCAGAGGAGCCTACGGAGATGGAGAACGAGGACTTCTGTGCCGTCTGTCTTATTGGCGGGGACCTGCTGTGCTGTGACCGCTGCCCCAAGGTCTTCCACCTGGCCTGCCACGTACCTGCTCTCCTTAGCTTCCCCAC CGGTGACTGGGTGTGCACTCTGTGTAGGGATGTGAACTGCCCAGAGGTGGAATACGACAGTGAGGACACTCGTCTGCCCACAGACGCCGCGCCATCTGGACTGTCTGCATGTGACCAGAGG AAGTGTGAGAAGTTAATCCTGCACATATACAGCAACATCTTAAGTGCACCGTTCCACGAGCCTGTCAGCCCTCTG GCGCGTCATTATTACCAGATCATCAGGAGACCGATGGACCTGTCTGTCATACGCAGCCGCCTCTGCAGACGGAGCGCGACCCCTTACACCTGCCCCGGCCAGCTTGTAGCCGACGTCCTCCTCATGTTTAAAAACTGTGCTAAGTTCAACTAC CCCGACTCCGAGGTGGCCCAGGCCGGCCGCAGTCTTCAGGCCTTCTTCAACATCAAGATGGGGGAGGTGTTCCCAGCGCTGAGCTGCCCCGACCCAGATGACTCAGACAGCGAGGGGAGCGAGGGGGGGGAGCAGACGGCTGGCGGCTTCCCCTGGCCGGAGCGGCGAGAAATGAGtcacaggaagaggaagaggaggcacTCTCTGAGCTGGCGAAGACACCACTACTAG
- the trim66 gene encoding tripartite motif-containing protein 66 isoform X1, producing the protein MEKCCSECSEPRVGHSLCTHCNKWLCFQCTDLHLHERTSTHSSDLHLHERTSTHSSERHLHERTSTHSSDLHLHERTSTHSSERHLQPQAGSPPALVETGPACCEHAVVMCPLHKQEALELLCETCDLMTCSICLLSSHKDHRLVHVGKALQDQRWLLENLMARVEEKRSAVENTAKQIQGRLHGIKITQKKAENQIKMAKMIMMNELNKRANLLIEQLESVSSSFKQHLEDQLQGAIELCSQLEHVQNFITWAMAHHRRNPLLFSKELIALQMQQLLQPLQNPEPWAPVKVKFNWDASYWTKQISTLGHLSVAGGGRSYSDGSGRTSILRPQPVSCRPVREADCTYQAFCQAQLCCLHCRAAQSVPLDKYPLQCPQRPGCSSPVQRRWEPEGSATPPQATVPSSQCSSPSARTQLPPRSPSRGGQQAAPPAPPRHRLLGAGPDQTGPGCGASGISPCLSSRERACTPTPTPATEHETLLHRQQPLDEPLGQCSVGASVGASVGASVETSVETSVETSVETSPAPEQQRLTEARQDEGVTSLNSDMQAHIKACGADVQSHAHPDDGQRSQGGSEQPSPVRDVVCSSRTAGTDRSLTTVPGQLGPAARQGRDSGGLDTPGSDCALTSLHHHHHHHHLHHLHPARLTTYKTEPDNVYTYTGNTGNTGTTGTTGNTGNSGTTGFKSTTKSRTPCSAQQSRSSGEGNEASKVPVVCLERLKILGSNQPPQGHQSEDLSSDSGLKAEGSASLVLDGDLTPQGGSKEREEVCVQGGDTSLLGQHRATVPPPQGPGDREAQETVPRTPPALSTQPSPQTDSEAEPTSVQTDHDPSETTSGLLSDSATDADLCSEAEVESELQAETDPSLDSEPRVDSGSELESEPDSVAEVSLSLEREGEWEAGPGAASDAGAGPSAVAPPPEEPTEMENEDFCAVCLIGGDLLCCDRCPKVFHLACHVPALLSFPTGDWVCTLCRDVNCPEVEYDSEDTRLPTDAAPSGLSACDQRKCEKLILHIYSNILSAPFHEPVSPLARHYYQIIRRPMDLSVIRSRLCRRSATPYTCPGQLVADVLLMFKNCAKFNYPDSEVAQAGRSLQAFFNIKMGEVFPALSCPDPDDSDSEGSEGGEQTAGGFPWPERREMSHRKRKRRHSLSWRRHHY; encoded by the exons GTCCTGCTTGCTGTGAGCACGCTGTTGTCATGTGTCCACTGCACAAGCAGGAGGCTCTGGAGCTCCTGTGTGAAACCTGTGACCTTATGACCTGCAGCATCTGTCTCCTGTCTTCCCACAAGGACCATCG GTTGGTTCATGTTGGCAAGGCTTTACAGGACCAGCGGTGGCTTCTAGAGAACCTGATGGCTCGTGTGGAGGAGAAGAGATCAGCTGTGGAGAACACAGCCAAGCAGATCCAGGGCAG ACTGCATGGTATAAAGATTACGCAGAAGAAGGCCGAGAACCAGATTAAAATGGCCAAGATGATTATGATGAACGAGCTGAACAAGCGGGCCAACCTATTAATAGAGCAGCTGGAG AGTGTCTCAAGCAGTTTTAAGCAGCATTTGGAGGACCAACTGCAGGGGGCGATAGAGCTTTGCAGTCAGCTGGAGCATGTGCAGAACTTCATCACCTGGGCAATGGCCCATCACAGGAGGAACCCGTTGCTGTTTAGTAAAGAGCTG ATTGCTCTTCAGATGCAGCAGTTACTGCAGCCGCTGCAGAACCCTGAACCCTGGGCCCCTGTGAAGGTGAAGTTTAACTGGGACGCCAGCTATTGGACCAAGCAGATCTCCACGCTCG GTCACTTGAGTGTGGCGGGCGGTGGTCGTTCTTACTCCGACGGGTCGGGCCGCACCAGCATCCTGAGGCCACAGCCTGTGTCCTGCCGTCCGGTCCGAGAGGCGGACTGTACCTACCAGGCCTTCTGCCAGGCCCAGCTCTGCTGCCTACACTGCAGAGCAGCGCAGTCTGTGCCGCTGGACAAATACCCGCTCCAGTGCCCCCAGCGACCCGGCTGCAGTTCACCAGTCCAGAGGCGATGGGAGCCGGAGGGCAGTGCCACGCCCCCCCAGGCCACGGTGCCCTCCTCTCAGTGCTCCAGCCCGTCAGCCAGGACCCAGCTGCCCCCGCGGAGCCCCAGCAGGGGGGGGCAGCAGGCGGCCCCTCCTGCCCCGCCCCGTCACCGGCTCCTCGGGGCGGGTCCCGACCAGACGGGTCCAGGGTGCGGCGCGTCTGGGATCAGCCCGTGTCTGAGCAGCCGAGAGCGGGCGTGCACGCCCACGCCTACGCCCGCCACGGAGCACGAGACACTACTGCACAGACAGCAGCCGCTGGATGAGCCTCTGGGGCAGTGCAGCGTGGGGGCCAGTGTGGGGGCCAGCGTGGGGGCCAGCGTGGAGACCAGCGTGGAGACCAGCGTGGAGACCAGTGTGGAGACCAGCCCAGCACCCGAGCAGCAGCGTCTCACAGAAGCCAGGCAGGATGAAGGCGTG ACGTCCCTGAACTCAGACATGCAGGCCCACATCAAAGCGTGTGGCGCTGACGTCCAGAGCCATGCTCACCCAGACGACGGGCAGCGGTCGCAGGGCGGGTCAGAGCAACCGAGCCCAGTGCGGGACGTCGTATGTAGCAGCAGGACCGCTGGGACCGATCGTAGTCTCACGACGGTGCCGGGGCAGCTGGGACCAGCAGCCCGACAG GGCCGTGACAGCGGTGGGCTTGACACGCCGGGTTCAGACTGTGCGCTTACCTctctgcaccaccaccaccaccaccaccacctccaccacctccacccagctcgTCTCACCACCTACAAGACGGAGCCGG ATAATGTCTACACATATACTGGTAATACTGGTAATACTGGTACTACTGGTACTACTGGTAATACTGGTAATTCTGGTACTACTGGCTTTAAGTCTACCACCAAATCCAGGACACCATGTTCAGCTCAGCAGTCCAG AAGCAGCGGAGAAGGTAATGAGGCCTCCAAGGTGCCCGTTGTTTGTCTGGAACGGCTGAAGATCCTGGGATCCAACCAGCCACCACAGGGACACCAGAGTGAGGATCTCTCATCTGACTCTGGGCTGAAGGCGGAAGGTTCTGCCTCTCTGGTGCTGGATGGAGATCTTACCCCCCAG GGAGGatcaaaggagagagaggaggtgtgtgtgcagggtggggaCACCTCCCTACTGGGGCAGCACAGGGCTACTGTCCCCCCTCCTCAAGGCCCTGGGGACAGGGAGGCGCAGGAGACTGTCCCCCGCACTCCTCCGGCCCTGTCCACTCAACCTTCACCACAGACTGATTCTGAAGCAGAGCCCACTTCGGTCCAGACGGACCACGACCCGTCAGAGACCACGTCCGGGCTGCTGTCCGACTCCGCCACGGACGCCGACCTTTGCTCCGAGGCGGAAGTGGAGTCGGAACTACAAGCCGAAACCGATCCGAGCCTCGATTCTGAACCGCGAGTCGACTCGGGCTCGGAGCTGGAGTCGGAGCCAGACTCCGTGGCAGAAGTCTCGCTGAGCCTTGAACGAGAGGGTGAATGGGAGGCGGGTCCGGGGGCCGCGTCGGACGCGGGGGCGGGGCCTAGTGCGGTAGCTCCGCCCCCAGAGGAGCCTACGGAGATGGAGAACGAGGACTTCTGTGCCGTCTGTCTTATTGGCGGGGACCTGCTGTGCTGTGACCGCTGCCCCAAGGTCTTCCACCTGGCCTGCCACGTACCTGCTCTCCTTAGCTTCCCCAC CGGTGACTGGGTGTGCACTCTGTGTAGGGATGTGAACTGCCCAGAGGTGGAATACGACAGTGAGGACACTCGTCTGCCCACAGACGCCGCGCCATCTGGACTGTCTGCATGTGACCAGAGG AAGTGTGAGAAGTTAATCCTGCACATATACAGCAACATCTTAAGTGCACCGTTCCACGAGCCTGTCAGCCCTCTG GCGCGTCATTATTACCAGATCATCAGGAGACCGATGGACCTGTCTGTCATACGCAGCCGCCTCTGCAGACGGAGCGCGACCCCTTACACCTGCCCCGGCCAGCTTGTAGCCGACGTCCTCCTCATGTTTAAAAACTGTGCTAAGTTCAACTAC CCCGACTCCGAGGTGGCCCAGGCCGGCCGCAGTCTTCAGGCCTTCTTCAACATCAAGATGGGGGAGGTGTTCCCAGCGCTGAGCTGCCCCGACCCAGATGACTCAGACAGCGAGGGGAGCGAGGGGGGGGAGCAGACGGCTGGCGGCTTCCCCTGGCCGGAGCGGCGAGAAATGAGtcacaggaagaggaagaggaggcacTCTCTGAGCTGGCGAAGACACCACTACTAG
- the rerglb gene encoding RERG/RAS-like b isoform X2: MNDIKLAMLGSEGAGKSAVLVRFLTKRFIGEYASNANSLYRKRLSVDGRQLNLEVFDPCSQSGEGGCVLEEPLGWAEAFIVVYTVSDHMSFLNAKHILNQIKDSRRETCKGEMDVPICLVGNKQDLCHSRQVREEEGRALALKHKCLFQEVSAAENYLDIANLFTRLIRQVMEQTKSRSDRRRYSSSKSMSKLINNVFGKRRKSV; this comes from the exons ATGAATGACATCAAGTTGGCCATGTTGGGCAGTGAGGGAGCAGGCAAGTCAG CAGTCTTGGTGAGATTCCTGACCAAGCGATTCATTGGAGAATACGCATCTAATGCCA ACTCCTTATACCGTAAAAGGCTGTCCGTCGACGGCAGGCAGCTGAACCTGGAGGTCTTTGATCCTTGCTCACAG AGTGGGGAAGGCGGATGTGTCCTGGAGGAGCCTTTGGGGTGGGCTGAAGCCTTCATCGTGGTCTACACCGTCAGCGACCACATGTCCTTCCTCAACGCCAAACACATCCTGAACCAGATCAAAGACAGCCGCAGGGAGACATGCAAAGG TGAGATGGATGTTCCCATCTGTCTGGTGGGGAACAAACAGGACCTGTGTCACAGCcgccaggtgagggaggaggagggcagAGCCCTGGCCCTGAAGCACAAGTGTCTCTTCCAGGAGGTGTCCGCTGCCGAGAACTACCTGGACATCGCCAACCTCTTCACCAGACTCATCCGTCAGGTGATGGAGCAGACCAAGAGCAGATCAGACCGCAGGCGCTATAGCAGCTCCAAGTCCATGTCTAAGCTCATCAACAATGTGTTTGGGAAGAGAAGGAAGTCTGTGTGA